From Crateriforma spongiae, a single genomic window includes:
- a CDS encoding efflux RND transporter permease subunit has translation MRPSLLDRRGPLNGSYALWVLMIFFFLLPFGFQAARLSLQKRENDVKDWLPSDFSETTELEWFASHFAGESFVLATWPGCTADDQRLKLLEQKIRHESLQVDWAAQEAGHPEWSDEETQDRIRARQLGQEMGLLYPGEGLNDWGGLDEKWLQSADGGWYYLTPDGKLYRWEGSMTGPAGLVRAVQRAIGRFELKGQFITALGPPGDQDTINPFHNDPTLLCAPLFAGVQTGATIVDDLASEGGSLWPIDLTAADRRETVARRRAMERLSGSLFAPAVPHGFDWTVEAFARVVREDPENGIGPEDPLPEDFAQTIGDAMQRFADENTDGDVAQIAEAPTEVQADAWYAVFDALQVDAPERMTAIVVTLTDLAKDHLAFALGRGVLGGPRGRLLQLAEECGLSAAPPPSMAPPPFNRPRPESVGGLPPLRMGGPPVDNVAIDEEGSVTLVRLVGYSVLVGVVLSYLCFASVKVTLMVFVVGGTAAMLSMAFVGWTNGRVDAILMSMPSLVYVLGLSGAIHVINYYRDEVRSGGRTGAAGRALRHAIGPCSLAAATTAIGLASLSTSNLVPISNFGLYSAIGVVATLAILFTYLPAALNVFTPVIGATEPNQSGPNESSSNQSGPKDGGTEVTVGTNPMAAWWAGVGRWITRYHAPVAIVCALVMAVVSVGVFKINTSVQLLKLFDQDARIIRDYAWIEKEFGKLVPMELVVRMPPSIQKESSLALSITGDGDVSESLDTNDDALASNEIVDVTTLPLLERIEAVSRIRRVVHKTLGEAGADVVGQAMSVDTFLPPLPGPASSNLSATGMTRRRMQNELAEQYQQLADSDYFRVEEDGPFAGSELWRISLRVGALTDVDYGQFISSLRLATEPVLRAYDTRDALLRGLADAGIKTTAKDRPLVWMVGNEHPATIDDSVLTVRSTDDEQLPGQVRVDTEAIFLSVLGELLAYENVRAGWFDPDQDDRFEDVDSQQWQRTVEKADAVVYLGAESVGLDKLADAKVLVDAQRIRLSQPQPILTDGYPDVSGDGAVQVVYTGVVPVVYKAQRTLLGSLAESIGLAFVLIAAVMMVLLNPGRGIAQRWHPSRLFSGAAAGCVSMIPNMFPVLLVFGAMGHLNQWMPGQFLVDIGTMMTASVAMGVAVDDTIHFLSWFRSYLDEGMSRRDAVIETYRRVGPAMTQTTIVGGLGLFVFALSTFTPTQRFGSLMLILLGAALIGDLVFLPALLVGPLGRCFRPRDPKPATPDPMPTYDGTDDDSSGSDSDTPTAQPGQPSKADDAMEVTAQDQTVAIIDRDELPRLKLHRPPASEPSDSLPKRR, from the coding sequence ATGCGTCCATCGTTGCTCGACCGTCGCGGCCCCTTGAACGGATCGTACGCGCTCTGGGTGTTGATGATTTTCTTCTTTCTGTTGCCCTTCGGGTTCCAGGCGGCTCGGCTGAGCCTGCAGAAACGAGAAAACGATGTGAAGGATTGGTTGCCCAGCGACTTTTCCGAAACGACCGAACTGGAATGGTTTGCGAGTCATTTTGCGGGTGAGAGTTTTGTCTTGGCGACTTGGCCGGGGTGTACCGCCGACGACCAGCGGCTGAAGCTGCTGGAACAGAAAATCCGCCACGAATCCTTGCAGGTCGACTGGGCCGCCCAGGAAGCCGGGCATCCGGAATGGTCGGACGAAGAAACTCAGGACCGAATTCGGGCCCGCCAATTGGGCCAGGAAATGGGGTTGCTGTATCCCGGCGAAGGGCTGAACGATTGGGGCGGGCTGGACGAAAAATGGCTGCAGTCGGCCGACGGCGGTTGGTATTACCTGACACCCGACGGCAAGCTTTATCGTTGGGAAGGATCGATGACCGGGCCGGCCGGATTGGTCCGCGCGGTCCAGCGAGCCATCGGAAGGTTCGAACTGAAAGGTCAGTTCATCACCGCGCTTGGTCCGCCCGGTGACCAGGACACGATCAATCCGTTTCATAACGATCCGACGTTGTTGTGCGCACCGTTGTTTGCCGGCGTCCAAACCGGTGCGACGATCGTCGACGATTTGGCCAGCGAAGGTGGTTCGCTGTGGCCGATCGACCTGACCGCCGCCGACCGTCGCGAAACGGTGGCCCGTCGACGTGCGATGGAACGCTTGAGTGGATCGTTGTTCGCGCCGGCGGTGCCGCACGGATTTGACTGGACAGTCGAAGCGTTCGCTCGCGTCGTTCGCGAGGATCCCGAAAACGGGATCGGTCCTGAGGATCCGCTGCCGGAAGACTTTGCCCAAACCATCGGCGACGCCATGCAGCGTTTTGCCGACGAGAATACCGACGGCGACGTCGCCCAGATCGCGGAGGCCCCGACCGAGGTTCAAGCCGATGCCTGGTATGCGGTCTTCGATGCATTGCAGGTCGATGCACCGGAGCGTATGACGGCGATCGTCGTGACGTTGACCGATCTGGCCAAAGACCACTTGGCGTTTGCCCTGGGCCGCGGCGTGCTGGGCGGTCCACGCGGCCGGTTATTGCAACTGGCCGAGGAATGTGGATTGTCCGCCGCCCCGCCACCGTCGATGGCACCACCGCCGTTCAACCGGCCGCGGCCCGAATCGGTCGGCGGTCTGCCGCCGCTGCGGATGGGTGGCCCGCCGGTGGACAACGTGGCGATCGACGAAGAAGGCAGCGTGACCCTGGTCCGCTTGGTCGGCTACAGCGTCTTGGTCGGCGTCGTGTTGTCCTATCTTTGCTTTGCCAGCGTCAAAGTCACACTGATGGTGTTCGTCGTGGGCGGAACCGCGGCGATGCTTAGCATGGCGTTTGTCGGCTGGACCAACGGACGTGTCGACGCGATTTTGATGAGCATGCCGTCATTGGTGTACGTCCTGGGATTGTCCGGGGCGATTCACGTCATCAATTACTATCGCGATGAAGTGCGCAGCGGTGGGCGTACCGGTGCGGCCGGACGTGCGCTGCGTCACGCGATCGGTCCGTGTTCGTTGGCGGCTGCGACGACCGCCATCGGCTTGGCATCTCTGTCGACCAGCAACTTGGTCCCGATCAGCAACTTTGGTTTGTATTCGGCGATCGGTGTGGTCGCGACGTTGGCGATTCTGTTCACCTACTTGCCCGCCGCTCTGAACGTATTCACCCCGGTGATCGGAGCCACCGAACCGAATCAATCCGGCCCGAACGAGAGCAGTTCAAACCAATCCGGCCCGAAGGACGGGGGCACCGAGGTCACGGTGGGAACCAATCCCATGGCGGCTTGGTGGGCAGGCGTGGGACGCTGGATCACGCGATACCACGCGCCGGTCGCCATCGTTTGTGCACTGGTCATGGCGGTCGTCTCGGTCGGCGTTTTCAAGATCAATACGTCCGTCCAATTGCTGAAACTGTTCGACCAAGACGCTCGGATCATCCGCGACTATGCATGGATCGAAAAGGAATTCGGCAAACTGGTGCCGATGGAATTGGTGGTCCGCATGCCGCCGTCGATTCAAAAGGAATCTTCGTTGGCGTTGTCGATCACCGGCGATGGCGATGTATCCGAATCGTTGGATACCAACGACGACGCGTTGGCGTCGAACGAAATCGTCGACGTGACCACACTGCCGCTGTTGGAACGAATCGAAGCGGTGTCGCGGATTCGTCGCGTGGTGCACAAGACGTTGGGTGAAGCCGGCGCGGACGTCGTCGGCCAGGCGATGAGCGTGGATACGTTCTTGCCGCCGTTACCCGGTCCGGCGTCCAGCAATCTGTCGGCCACGGGGATGACTCGGCGTCGGATGCAGAATGAGTTGGCCGAACAGTACCAACAGCTTGCCGACAGCGATTATTTCCGTGTCGAAGAAGACGGTCCATTTGCCGGCAGCGAACTGTGGCGAATCAGTTTACGTGTCGGTGCGTTGACCGACGTCGATTACGGTCAATTCATCTCGTCGTTGCGATTGGCGACCGAACCGGTGTTGCGAGCCTATGACACGCGCGATGCGTTACTGCGTGGTTTGGCCGATGCGGGAATCAAGACAACGGCCAAAGATCGTCCGCTGGTATGGATGGTCGGCAACGAACATCCCGCGACCATCGACGACAGCGTGTTGACCGTTCGATCGACCGACGACGAACAGCTGCCCGGTCAGGTTCGGGTCGATACCGAGGCGATTTTCTTGTCAGTGCTGGGCGAACTGTTGGCTTACGAAAACGTCCGTGCGGGATGGTTCGATCCTGATCAAGACGATCGCTTTGAAGACGTTGATTCGCAGCAGTGGCAACGAACGGTCGAAAAAGCCGATGCGGTGGTCTACTTGGGCGCCGAATCGGTCGGATTGGACAAGCTGGCCGATGCCAAAGTGCTGGTCGATGCCCAACGGATCCGGCTCAGCCAGCCCCAACCGATTTTGACCGATGGCTATCCGGATGTTTCAGGTGACGGTGCCGTACAAGTCGTCTACACCGGCGTCGTGCCGGTCGTTTACAAGGCACAGCGGACGTTGCTTGGCAGCCTTGCCGAATCCATCGGATTGGCGTTCGTCTTGATCGCCGCAGTGATGATGGTGTTGTTGAATCCGGGCCGAGGCATCGCCCAGCGTTGGCATCCCAGTCGACTGTTCTCGGGTGCGGCCGCCGGGTGCGTATCGATGATCCCCAACATGTTCCCCGTGTTGTTGGTTTTCGGCGCGATGGGGCATTTGAACCAATGGATGCCGGGCCAGTTCTTGGTGGACATCGGAACGATGATGACCGCATCGGTGGCGATGGGCGTCGCGGTGGACGACACGATTCACTTTCTGTCGTGGTTCCGCTCGTATTTGGACGAAGGCATGTCACGTCGCGATGCGGTGATCGAGACCTATCGACGCGTGGGCCCCGCGATGACGCAGACGACGATCGTCGGTGGCTTGGGGCTGTTCGTGTTCGCGTTGTCGACGTTCACGCCCACACAGCGGTTTGGTTCGCTGATGCTGATCCTGTTGGGGGCGGCGTTGATCGGTGATTTGGTGTTCTTGCCCGCTTTGTTGGTCGGTCCGTTGGGACGCTGTTTCCGTCCCCGCGACCCGAAACCGGCCACCCCCGATCCGATGCCCACCTATGATGGCACCGACGACGATTCGTCCGGCAGCGACAGCGACACGCCGACGGCACAGCCCGGGCAACCATCCAAGGCTGATGACGCGATGGAGGTCACCGCCCAGGACCAAACCGTTGCCATCATTGACCGTGATGAGTTACCAAGGTTGAAGCTGCATCGGCCGCCTGCGAGCGAACCGTCCGATTCGCTGCCCAAGCGTCGTTGA
- a CDS encoding transaldolase family protein: MAAPLKSLIDTGTKLYLDSVDPSEVDINLRYGAVGATSNPAIISSIVASGNLDDQIEQMLADGKDDSDIAWALTDRLVTDAETKFADIHASTNGNAGWVSFELDPLIEDPSLNMDIDQRVQTYIDLGKRWSDGHVNRMIKVPATEAGLRALEPLAAAGVTLNVTLIFTDQQYRSAREAIWRGVDGKVDPAKIKSVYSIFISRIDVYTQKHLQLSDRAQGMVGIVNANRIWQENQQFWADKNLPLQQELIFASTGTKDPNDPPWKYVQALAGSDIQTNPPETNAAVAESDLTFHRTVDDMPDADVLSEIDSAVDMNAMHDVLMAEGIEKFVKPQRALLDLIAKKRSELASAS; this comes from the coding sequence ATGGCTGCACCACTGAAATCACTGATCGACACGGGCACCAAGCTCTATTTGGATTCAGTCGACCCCTCCGAAGTCGACATCAATCTGCGATACGGCGCTGTCGGGGCGACCAGCAACCCGGCCATCATCTCGTCGATCGTGGCCAGCGGGAACTTGGATGACCAAATCGAACAGATGCTGGCCGACGGCAAAGACGATTCCGATATCGCCTGGGCGTTGACCGACCGTTTGGTCACCGACGCGGAAACCAAGTTTGCCGACATCCATGCGTCGACCAATGGCAACGCGGGCTGGGTCAGTTTTGAACTGGACCCGCTGATCGAAGATCCGTCGCTGAATATGGACATCGATCAACGCGTCCAAACCTACATCGACCTGGGCAAACGCTGGTCCGATGGCCACGTCAATCGGATGATCAAAGTCCCCGCGACCGAGGCCGGATTGCGGGCGTTGGAACCGCTGGCCGCCGCCGGCGTGACGTTGAACGTGACTCTGATCTTCACCGACCAGCAATACCGCAGTGCTCGCGAAGCAATCTGGCGTGGCGTCGATGGCAAAGTCGATCCCGCCAAAATCAAATCGGTGTACAGCATCTTCATTTCCCGGATCGATGTTTACACCCAAAAACACCTGCAGCTTTCCGACCGAGCCCAAGGCATGGTGGGAATCGTCAACGCGAATCGCATCTGGCAGGAAAACCAACAATTCTGGGCTGACAAGAATTTGCCGCTGCAACAAGAATTGATCTTCGCCAGCACCGGCACCAAAGATCCCAACGATCCGCCTTGGAAGTACGTCCAAGCTCTCGCCGGCAGCGACATCCAAACCAATCCGCCGGAAACCAACGCCGCGGTGGCCGAAAGCGATCTGACGTTCCACCGGACCGTCGATGACATGCCCGATGCCGACGTCCTGTCGGAGATCGATTCGGCAGTGGACATGAACGCCATGCACGACGTGCTGATGGCCGAGGGGATCGAAAAGTTCGTCAAACCTCAACGTGCCCTGCTGGATCTGATCGCCAAGAAACGCAGCGAATTGGCATCGGCCAGCTGA
- a CDS encoding type II secretion system F family protein, whose translation MPGTFVIIAAGMFVAALVALVASAVMPNEESSATEDRLATLASRRPGGPDSKDQPSLLVAGSLDDQKVGFKAIFDSMPQLRQYLEQADIEMSPALFAGICGGCFAGGVFVTVVSPLPVLLAPVAGLLIAAIPIGWLLMKRKRRLAKFGKQMPEALELLSRSLRAGHSLNAGFGLVGQEMEAPLSVEFARCFEEQKFGIPLDEAIEDMAARVPNMDLRFFATAIILQRQTGGDLSEILDKIGRLVRERLQIQGQIQALTGEGRMSGAVLLALPPVLFLVMLKLNYDYVMMLFTDPAGRYMLGAALFSQLLGALAIKKIITIKV comes from the coding sequence ATGCCTGGAACGTTCGTCATCATTGCCGCGGGCATGTTCGTCGCCGCGTTGGTCGCCCTGGTCGCTTCGGCGGTCATGCCCAACGAAGAAAGCTCGGCTACCGAAGACCGATTGGCCACCCTGGCGTCGCGTCGTCCCGGCGGCCCGGATTCCAAGGACCAGCCGTCGTTATTGGTGGCCGGATCGCTGGACGACCAAAAGGTCGGCTTCAAAGCGATCTTCGACAGCATGCCGCAATTGCGACAGTACCTGGAACAGGCCGACATCGAAATGTCGCCGGCCCTGTTTGCTGGAATCTGCGGTGGCTGTTTTGCCGGTGGCGTGTTCGTCACGGTCGTTTCACCCTTACCCGTCTTATTGGCACCGGTGGCGGGTCTGTTGATCGCCGCGATCCCGATCGGATGGCTGTTGATGAAACGCAAACGACGCTTGGCAAAGTTCGGCAAGCAGATGCCCGAGGCTTTGGAACTGCTCAGCCGTTCGCTTCGCGCCGGACACTCGCTGAACGCGGGATTCGGTTTGGTCGGTCAGGAAATGGAAGCCCCGTTGTCGGTGGAATTTGCACGTTGCTTTGAAGAACAAAAGTTCGGCATCCCGTTGGATGAAGCGATCGAAGACATGGCCGCTCGGGTCCCCAACATGGACCTGCGATTCTTTGCAACGGCGATCATCCTGCAGCGTCAAACCGGGGGCGACCTGAGCGAGATCTTGGACAAGATCGGACGCTTGGTGCGTGAACGTTTGCAGATCCAAGGTCAAATCCAAGCGTTGACCGGGGAAGGCCGCATGAGCGGTGCGGTACTGCTGGCACTGCCTCCGGTGCTTTTCCTTGTCATGCTGAAGCTGAACTACGACTACGTGATGATGCTGTTCACCGACCCCGCCGGTCGCTACATGCTGGGGGCCGCGTTGTTCTCGCAGCTGCTGGGTGCTTTGGCCATCAAGAAGATCATCACGATCAAAGTCTAA
- a CDS encoding Gfo/Idh/MocA family protein — MRTAIVGVGFMGWIHYLAYQRSPHAELVGFCSRSEAKRSGDWTSIQGNFGPPGRQIDVSGLTVAEHWQALLEDPGVDVIDVCLPPSMHEEVVVAALDAGKHVLCEKPLALQADTARRLADRGDGRLMVAHILPFHPEFQLLVDAAGDQRWGKPIAGRFKRTIGPPDWIPDFYDATSVGGPLLDLHVHDAHLIRLLFGMPDRVDTASRKHQGVPKLYETVFHFNDSPVVVSCGGGVIDSPARPFTHGFEVSFEKATVRFEFAAYADGQTSVVPLTIMHADGTVEMPTLGDGDPITAFAAEINAAAESVRTGKIHPVLDASIAADAIEICQMQAG, encoded by the coding sequence ATGCGTACCGCCATCGTCGGCGTTGGATTCATGGGATGGATCCACTACCTGGCCTATCAACGCAGTCCCCACGCCGAACTGGTCGGGTTTTGTTCACGCAGCGAAGCCAAGCGGTCCGGGGACTGGACGTCGATCCAGGGAAACTTTGGCCCGCCCGGACGCCAGATCGATGTCAGCGGATTGACGGTCGCCGAGCACTGGCAAGCGTTGCTGGAGGATCCGGGCGTTGATGTGATCGACGTCTGTTTGCCGCCAAGCATGCACGAAGAAGTCGTTGTGGCGGCGCTGGATGCCGGGAAGCATGTTCTGTGTGAAAAACCATTGGCCCTTCAAGCGGACACCGCACGGCGATTGGCCGATCGTGGCGACGGTCGATTGATGGTGGCCCACATCTTGCCGTTCCATCCGGAATTTCAATTGTTGGTCGATGCCGCCGGGGATCAACGTTGGGGCAAACCGATTGCCGGGCGGTTCAAACGGACGATCGGACCGCCGGATTGGATCCCCGATTTTTATGACGCCACCAGCGTCGGCGGGCCTTTGTTGGACTTGCACGTCCATGACGCGCACCTGATCCGGTTGCTGTTCGGAATGCCCGACCGCGTCGACACCGCATCGCGGAAACACCAGGGCGTGCCCAAGCTGTACGAAACCGTGTTCCACTTCAACGATTCGCCTGTCGTCGTTTCGTGCGGCGGGGGAGTCATCGACAGCCCGGCGCGTCCGTTCACCCACGGTTTCGAAGTCAGTTTTGAAAAGGCGACCGTGCGATTCGAATTCGCCGCCTACGCCGACGGCCAAACGTCGGTTGTCCCACTGACCATCATGCACGCCGACGGTACGGTGGAAATGCCGACGCTGGGCGATGGTGATCCGATCACGGCATTCGCCGCGGAAATCAATGCCGCCGCCGAATCGGTTCGCACCGGCAAAATCCATCCGGTCTTGGATGCTAGCATCGCCGCCGACGCGATCGAAATCTGCCAGATGCAGGCGGGATGA
- a CDS encoding CpaF family protein translates to MATLNQAARPEPNRQEQFEEIKRRIHGKLVDKLDLSRVGDLQGDTLKREIRMVVEHLCDAEDTLLNRQERERIVDEVLDETFGLGPLELILKDPKVSDIMINGPKSIYVEKGGQMQKTEVEFRDNKHLLQIVDRIVSKVGRRVDETCPMVDARMEDGSRFNAIIPPLALDGAAVSIRRFGSNPLKLEDLLNYRAFTPEMVMLLEGCIKSRLNMIIAGGTGSGKTTLLNTLSSFIGSADRIVTIEDAAELQLQQDHVVRLETRPPNIEGNGAVTATDLVKNALRMRPERIIIGECRGGETLDMLQAMNTGHDGSLTTIHANTPRDAIARLETLVMMSGFELPVKAIRQQISGAVDVLIQANRLQGGPRRVTAITEVVGMEGDTIILQDIYRYVQKGVDEDGKAFGHFECTGVRPSFMDRLESSGVRLPASAFRERVIMPA, encoded by the coding sequence ATGGCAACCCTCAATCAGGCTGCACGACCGGAACCGAACCGCCAAGAACAGTTCGAAGAAATCAAACGCCGGATTCACGGCAAATTGGTCGACAAGTTGGACTTGTCACGTGTCGGTGACCTCCAAGGCGACACGCTGAAACGTGAAATCCGCATGGTCGTCGAACACTTGTGCGACGCCGAAGACACGTTGCTGAACCGCCAAGAACGCGAGCGGATCGTCGACGAGGTCTTGGATGAAACCTTTGGCCTGGGACCATTGGAACTGATCCTGAAGGACCCGAAGGTCAGCGACATCATGATCAACGGTCCGAAAAGCATCTACGTCGAAAAGGGCGGACAGATGCAGAAGACCGAAGTGGAATTTCGCGACAACAAACACCTGCTGCAGATCGTCGACCGAATCGTCAGTAAAGTCGGCCGGCGGGTCGACGAAACCTGTCCGATGGTTGACGCCCGGATGGAAGACGGCAGTCGTTTCAACGCGATCATCCCGCCTTTGGCACTGGACGGTGCCGCCGTTTCGATTCGCCGTTTCGGCAGCAACCCGCTGAAACTGGAAGACTTGCTGAACTATCGCGCGTTCACGCCTGAAATGGTCATGCTGCTGGAAGGCTGCATCAAGTCACGGCTGAACATGATCATCGCCGGTGGTACCGGTTCGGGTAAAACGACGCTGCTGAACACGCTGTCCTCTTTCATCGGCAGTGCCGACCGGATCGTGACGATCGAGGACGCGGCCGAATTGCAACTGCAACAAGACCACGTCGTTCGCCTGGAAACACGCCCGCCCAACATCGAAGGCAACGGTGCGGTCACGGCGACGGACCTGGTGAAAAACGCCCTGCGGATGCGTCCCGAACGGATCATCATCGGGGAATGTCGTGGTGGTGAAACGTTGGACATGTTGCAGGCCATGAACACCGGTCACGACGGATCACTGACGACGATTCACGCCAACACGCCGCGTGATGCGATCGCACGTTTGGAAACACTGGTGATGATGTCGGGATTTGAATTGCCCGTCAAAGCCATCCGCCAACAAATCTCCGGTGCGGTCGATGTGCTGATCCAAGCCAACCGCTTGCAGGGCGGTCCACGTCGCGTCACCGCGATCACCGAAGTGGTCGGGATGGAAGGCGACACGATCATCCTGCAAGACATCTATCGATACGTGCAAAAGGGCGTCGACGAAGACGGCAAAGCGTTCGGTCACTTCGAATGCACCGGCGTCCGGCCCAGCTTCATGGACCGTCTGGAATCCAGCGGCGTTCGCTTGCCCGCCAGCGCATTCCGCGAACGGGTCATCATGCCCGCCTGA
- a CDS encoding GIY-YIG nuclease family protein, which translates to MDKDVLLGHSPVTDFGIDPLNPHPRRRIEIVGGQRADELRSQILRNCPRVPGVYGMLCRRGELIYVGKSKSLRSRLLSYFADSNSESKGGRIIESTRAIQWETQPSDFAALLREQQLIRRYSPRWNVQGVPQRQRPVYLCLGRQPAATFFLTAVPPKDCVAVEGPFHGTKRMNIAVDALNKVFRLRDCSQQQVFHFAEQMQLFDLDHRAGCLRLELDTCMGPCAAACTREAYDVQVNAAQSFLDGFNDEPLVKIRDQMERAAENRQYELASRSRDTLKSLEYVNRKLNYLAKARRDYSFVYAASSFDGCSTWYLIRGGEVADVLPAPRNPVEYAELKPKLKVWQAALASGSDRGHGRFSETLSVVASWFKKNRGELKRTFAPEQSGRKYFRRSLSAIAS; encoded by the coding sequence GTGGACAAGGACGTATTGCTGGGGCATTCGCCGGTCACTGATTTCGGCATCGATCCGCTGAACCCGCACCCGCGACGTCGAATCGAGATCGTCGGCGGTCAGCGGGCCGACGAATTGCGGAGCCAGATTCTGCGGAACTGCCCCCGCGTTCCCGGCGTGTACGGCATGCTTTGCCGACGCGGCGAATTGATTTACGTCGGCAAAAGTAAGTCCCTTCGTTCGCGTCTGCTTAGCTACTTCGCCGACAGCAATTCAGAGAGCAAAGGCGGCCGGATCATTGAATCCACGCGTGCGATCCAGTGGGAAACCCAGCCCAGTGATTTTGCCGCTCTGTTGCGTGAACAGCAATTGATCCGACGCTACAGTCCGCGTTGGAACGTCCAGGGTGTCCCCCAACGTCAGCGTCCGGTCTATCTGTGTTTGGGGCGCCAACCGGCGGCGACGTTTTTTTTGACCGCCGTCCCGCCGAAAGACTGTGTGGCCGTCGAGGGGCCGTTCCACGGTACCAAGCGAATGAACATAGCAGTCGACGCGCTGAACAAAGTCTTTCGTTTGCGCGACTGTAGCCAACAACAAGTGTTCCATTTCGCCGAACAAATGCAGCTGTTCGACCTGGATCATCGCGCCGGATGTCTGCGTTTGGAACTGGATACCTGCATGGGGCCTTGTGCCGCGGCATGCACGCGAGAGGCCTACGACGTTCAAGTCAACGCGGCCCAAAGTTTTCTGGACGGCTTCAATGACGAACCGCTGGTGAAGATCCGCGACCAGATGGAACGAGCCGCCGAAAACCGGCAATACGAACTGGCGTCACGCAGCCGAGACACGTTGAAGTCCTTGGAATACGTCAATCGAAAATTGAACTACCTGGCCAAGGCACGCCGTGATTACTCATTCGTTTACGCGGCATCCAGTTTTGACGGCTGCAGCACGTGGTACCTAATCCGCGGCGGTGAAGTCGCCGATGTGCTGCCCGCGCCACGCAACCCGGTCGAATATGCGGAACTGAAACCGAAGCTGAAGGTTTGGCAAGCAGCACTGGCCAGCGGTTCGGATCGCGGGCACGGCCGCTTCAGCGAAACACTGTCCGTGGTCGCGTCGTGGTTCAAAAAGAATCGCGGTGAATTGAAACGAACGTTTGCACCGGAGCAAAGTGGCCGCAAGTACTTTCGTCGCAGCCTGAGTGCGATCGCGTCCTAG